The Dermochelys coriacea isolate rDerCor1 chromosome 7, rDerCor1.pri.v4, whole genome shotgun sequence sequence TCGATGTAATGGAAGGCTGGTAAACTTGAGTAGCTTCTGATGATGTATTTCTTGATGAACTGTCTTCTTCATCATCAGACACCTCTGACTGCATCTTTTTCTCTTCATCAGATAGACGATCCATAAGCTTTAATGTCTCACCACTAATTCCCTTAAAATATTCAATAGAATGTTTACATACCTCCCTAAGCTGATTTTTCCTTACTTTCACTGTTGTCATTGTGAAGGAGGTAGACCTTACCTTTACTGGTAATTTGGAAGGAAgctgtttgatttttcctttgtctAACTGCTCTTGCTTTTGCATTGCTGGTGTTTTTCTAGATATAGCTAGATTTTTTCTGGGTGTATTTTTTATTGGAATCTTAGATTTTACTTCTAGACATggagaagaattattttgttttattttgttgggtttactagcctgtctcactttactCGCTGTACTTTTTTGGACATTATTTTGTGGGAAGACTTCTTTTATTGAACTGGCCTTTATGGGAAGTTTTGATTTTGCTCTACTCCCTACCAACTCCCTTGACCTTTGCTGCTGTCCTTGTACTTTTTGCTTATCTGTTATTCTGTGTCCTTGTGTTGCCCCTGTCCCTTTTCCTGAAGCGCTTTTCATTTTGTTAGCTTTCTGTATGGAACACTTGGGTTCACAATGTTCTTTTAGCTCTACATTAcaggtattattatttgtatggctAGCAGATGAATCcaaattgttgttgttattaaaattatctttttgaaaatcaagtttTTCATTTTGCCTACAGCTTGTCTCGCTAGTAGCTGAACTTGTAATCACTactacattttcattttctaatCCCTGACCGCTGGGCATTGCAGCTTCTATCTTATCTGTCACTTCTCCAGGGCCATCTTTCTTCAGAGTCATCGTGGAAGCAGAAATTCCCATTTTAATAGGTGTGCGCAATTTGGGATCAACTTTAGAAGTGTTAACAGTTGTCGATGATTTCTCCAGAGAGTTACTACCAAGTGTGGCTTCCATACAACCTCCACTGGCCTGGATGATGGGCTTATGTTCAACTGCTGTTGTTTCTACTTGTCTCTCTAAGTTTGTTTCTACAATGCTGTCCCCTGACTGTGGCTGTGTGATGGCAGTTACTGTACTTTTATCCCCttcccccttgtcccctgacttcccttCAGAAGTATGCTCACCAATCTGAAAAAATTGGAGTCTTTCTTCAACAAAATCCCTCTTGCTCATGTCAATTGCACCACTGCGAGTCATCTCAAACATCTTCCCTTCATGAAATGGGAAGGGGTTGGGCTCACTAGTTGGAGTACTTTCATCCGTTGGAGTTCTGGCTGGAGTTGTATCAGGTGTCGTTGCTTGCGATCTGTCTTCTACTGCCAGACCAAATGGCTTAGCCTCATCATCCCTTGATTTAGTTTCAAACACTTCATCATCTCCTCGATTATTGGACCATGGATCAAAATCTAGACTTTTGGTAGCTACTGTTTTAAAAGGTGTTGCAAATTCTTCATCTACTTTGTAACTGAAATACGAATCAGGAAACACGGTTCTGTCAGGGTGTCTGCCTTCCAAGGTGAAAAACTGTGCACCTGACTTCTGCTCAGTCTTATCTGCATTCTTTTCAGAACTTGGACCTTTTGAAAGTGCCTTGTCTTCTTCAGCGCCtatctttccttcctcctcaaTAACTTCCAGCTTACTTTGGCTAAAGCAACGATCAGTCTGTTTTAAAATGCCCTCTGAGGTCCATATATCCTTTTTGGTTTCTACTGCTGGACCTGCAAGTTTAGAATCACTCTCAGTTAAACCATCATCTTCATCTTGTAAATCATAACCATCGAGAGAGTCAATTTCAGTTGCATCTGTATCATGAGAGAATTCTGCAGTGGTTGCTATGGAACACTCGGTGATAGACTGGTCATTAGTCCCATTTTGTGCTATGTCATTCTGGGGTGACTCAAGACCAATGTCAAACTCATTAGGTTTTCCAGAACCGGGATCCCCTAACTCTTTCTGGTTCTGACTGTTGTCAGAAACTTTGGGTTTTGAGGCTTCTTTCTGGTCACCTTCaacttcttttaatttaaaagtatACTTTTTTAATGGAACTGGTTGATAGAGTGATTCATCATCACTAGAGTCACTGACATCTGCTCCTGGTGGCACGGGGGAAGGTGGCTGTACTCTTATGACTGGTTCAGCCAGTTGACATTTGTCGTATTCATCTTGCAGATTTACTTCTATCAGCTCCATTTCACTCTCAGGGGAATAACGATGATTCTTTTCTGAATCAGACTGATCTGCATCTAATGGTGGAGGAGGTGGGAATTCAATGTAGGCAACTCTGTTACTTTTGGGTCTTTTGTTAGAATCTTTGTTTATATTATTAGGCAATATTTTGTCAATTTTTGGTGCTTCCACTGCTATGTGTTTTACAGAAGTTGACTTAGCCTCTGCTTCCTCTTCTGATTCCTCAGAAACCTCAGGTATGGGACTGGGCTTGCCTGGTACATAAGCTATTAGTGAGTCGGGTGTTTTAGAGGTAAACTCATAACTCACTTCCTCTGAGCTGGGTGTTTCTGGTGTTAAAGGGCTTTTCCCAGAACTATCTATAAAGGATACTTGTTCTAGTGTATCATCTTCTGGACTACCTTGTGGAGAAGGCGGTTGTTTTTGCTGTCTAGCTGTATAAAATGTCCCCCTAGTCTCTTGTACTGTCTTACTTTCCTGacttataattttttttacatttccttgTTGCACCTCCTTTTCATACTGCTTTCCTACTTGAACAAAACTGACATACACTGGCAAAGTCTTTATCTCTTTCACTCCCTCACTATTTACTAAAGGTGCAACTTTATCCAAGTAATCAATGGGACTAGGGTCAAATACCTCACTTGAAGGAGATTCCTTTCCAGGACTAAAGTCTAAAGAATCAGGTGATTTGCTAGGGGATATTTCAGTTTCCTCCACAGGAGGACTTAATACTATGGAACCTTGTTGCTTGGTAACTTTAgtgacttttgaatgctttatTTTTTCATCTTCTACATAATCAAATTCTCTCTGAACTTGCTCCTTAATCATAGTTGATCGGGACACTTTAGCTGACAGTTCATATACTGCTTTTTTTGACTGATCATAAACACTATCAAGAATGGTAGGAGATGAAATTCTTTTCTCCTCAGAAATTCTGACTGGAATGTGGGACACAGTCAATTcctttctttttgaagttttatcTGTCATTTCATTGGTGTATTCCCCTTCTCTGACAACAAACTCTCTGTACAGAACCTTTTTTGATGGAGATTTTACAGTCATTTCCTTCACCTCCTTTGAATGAGATCCATGTGTTGGCAATTTGTGTTCACACTCTGTCACAGTGATAAATTCACTCTTTTTGTTAGTTTTAGTCTCAgcatagtcaacatggttttctTTTACCATATCTTGAACAAGTACATGggaaagtttttctttttgtgcttTATGGTTAGAAGCTCCAGGACTTTCCCATGTTCGATAGATTTTTTTGTCCCATTGTCCCTTAGCTGGTAAGTCTGAGCTATATGCCAAGTCTTTAGCTTGCTGTTCAGAAGTATATTCTAGCAGACTTTTACTTGATGTTTCAGTGCTCTGTTCCTGTACCTCTGAAGCACAAATGTCTTCTATAACTTTTCCTTTACCTTGGACATTATCTTCTTTCAATTTCATAGTAGTAAATTCTTTTTGCAATGATGTATTTCCTTCTGTCAGATCTATTAGCTTTGGGTGCTTTTCTCTTGCATAAAACTGATACACTGGTAGTTTGCTTTCTTGCAATTTCTTTACTGGAATTTTGGATTGActatcttcctttttttcttgagaTAGATCTTTAGTCCTTGGACTTATACTTTGTTCAAATTTAAGTCTAATGGAATTAAGCTTGGATTGTTTTAGCTGAAATCCAGTCTGTGAAGCTTCAGTTGTTTTACTCTGCAGAGCATTTCCTTTGTGTTCCATAGTTTGTTTACAGTCCCCTGTTTGTTGAGCAAGAATCCTTCTTTCAGGACTGCTGGGCAAACTTGCTGCTTTTCTTTCATCGACTTTTGGGGAACACTTTCCATCATGCCCATACTGCTGTACTTTACCCCAGTCATCACTCAATGTCACTATTTCAGTGAGCAGTACTTTTtcagggctgctgctggcagagctgtgactaGAATGCATTTCTTTGCCATTTTTTTTATGTTGCTTTTTCTCTGGAGATTGTAGCTCATCATTCAACTTTTCTGTTTTGTCCCGAAAAAACTGTGATACTTCAGTCAGTTTTTCTTCTGCCTCCTTAACAGTCCTGTCCACCCTGTCTTCATACATCATCTTTTCTCTACCTCTGTCTAATCTGTCCTCGGTAAAGCGCATCCACATGGCATGTTTTGGACTACTAACATCTCCAGTGTAGTGTAACACTGTCACTTTATCATAATGATCATCTTTAGACATTTTACCTACACCATTTTCGGACACATCTTTATAGATTTTGGAGAGAATTTCTTTTTTGGGGGCAGTGGCTACTTTTTCTCTGCATTGTTTATCAGACCCCTGTAACTCTGAACTAAGCGGTAGAGCATGGTCAGTAACTGACTCCTCAGTATCAGAATGAGACACATCTAGCTTTTCTGAAAGAAGCATTTTCTCAGCAAACCTGTAAGACTCGCCTCTTAATTCTGACAACTCATCATCATGGTATTCAATTGAGTGTTGACTCAAAAGCTTCAGTGTTTTGTAAGAGTCATCAGACAGGAGTTGAGCAGAACTAGGGCGACTGTCTTCTTCCTGAGACACAGGAGTGTTTACTCTAGAAGATTCCAGATAAGAAGGAAGTGACTCTTCAGCTGTTAGCTCTTCTTCTTCTTGCTGACCTTGTTCATCAGAACAAGGAAAAGTATCATGTTTTTCCAAACCTTTTAAGTTAATATCTCCCCGAGGTAAGTCTTTCTGATATACATACAATTCTTTTTCTGGATGCTTTTTTGTTTCTCTAATAATGACTTCAGTAGGTTCAGCTTGATTACCTTTTTCAATATGGACCTCTATTATACGCTCCAGTTTGGGTTTCATTTTGCTTTCCTTCTCTGCATGTTGTGGTGAAGTTTCAGCAGACTTGCTAACATCTGATGTTACTGACGATTTATGTTCAAACAGACCTGCCAGTTCTTTGGAAGGGTCACGTCCTGATTGAAAGGCTTTCATTATGTCATGAACAGACATTGTTTCCTCAATTCTTTCCGAGGTACTTTCAGTGCATGGAGGTTTATGATAAACCATTCGAGTAGTAGTAGTGATGTGAGTTTCTTCTTTCACCCGGACACCTTTGCTAAGAACACATTTGTGGTCATCTTCTTCACTGCTGCTGGTTTTCATTTGAAATgctttaaccttttctttaataGACTCAGTGGGTTTTTGTTCCAACTCCATTAAAGTAAGTGCAGGTTTCAGTGAAGGTAGCTCCTCTGTTTGCTGCTCTGGAATCTCTTCTGATGATGGTTCATAGCTGCGGATAACATGAACTACTTCAGTTCTTGTTTCTGTAATAACAGGAGGGATGGGTACATCATGGAAAAGTGGTTTTGGCCCTGTGCTTTCAGCACTTTGTGGGGCTGATGGTGTTTTTTCACTTCTTGTTTCAAAGCCACTGTCAGACAAAGGACTTTTATCTTGGTCATGTTGAGAAAAATCATCTGGAGATTCTAAAATAGTATCTGTTCCAAAAAAGGAATCTGCAATTTTACATAATTCTTTTTCTGAAGTAGAAGGCCTCATGGAGGCTGGAGGCATTTTAAGTTTATGTTCCTGTAAAGCAATCACTGGTTTTAAAATGCGTTTTTGTCTCTCttcatcttttttcccctcttcaaaCTTGTACTTTATGTTTGCCAATGAACTACTACCAATATCATTTGTTAAATAATCAATAACTTTTGTCAAATTGTAATCCTTTTCAGATGCAGCTTTAGCTTTAATTTGCCCTTTTTCTGGAACAGGATGGCATGTTATAGCCTGCTGTCTTGCTTCATCAATCTCTTCTGTACTGAACTCTACCCATTCATCTTCAGATAAGTGTCCTTTATCGCTTTTTGACACTCTGGTCGACTCTTTATTTTCTAAACACACATCTTTTTTCAGTATCTCGCTAACTTTTACCAAGTCTTCTTTTACTTTCTCAACAATTTTAAAAGGCTCTTCATCATCAATTCTACCCTCTTTTGTTAGTTCAGGTTGGAATGGCTTGTCCTCCGTTACATCTGTCTGCAATATTGCAGTCATCCTGATTAGGTCCTCTTTCATTTCAGCAACATCTTTCAATATCTCCTGGCTGGACGATAAAGAAGATGGTGTAGACAATTTAAGAGCAGAAGGTGCTAAAAACAAGGATGATTTCATAGGAGATGAAGTTCGATTAAAGTGAGGCTGTGTACGTGTCTCTGTAGTCAATGTTTTACTAGGTGATAGTAATGCAACTGCTGATTTTGTAAGTGAAGACTCTGGAAGCTTCTTTAATGCTGGTTCAGATAAAACATTGACTAGAGAATATACTGGCACTGTTATTGTTGATGAAGTTACTGATGAGGTAGTTGCAGATATTGACCCAAAAGATGTATATAGTGCACCTGCAGAAGGAGTTCTTATTGACTGAAAAGCAGATGGTGTTGAAGACACAAATGCCCTGAGTGGAGAAAATGGCATTGTAGTAGTGGTCGGAAACACTTTCTCAACTGTATCAGCGGCTACATTAGCAGCACAACTTGCAGAATTTGTAGCTGCAGAGATCTTGTCTTGAAACATAGCTGCAGTTTTGGATCCAGTTATTACATTGGCAGAGGATGGATATTTCAGAGGTGACACGGATCCATTAACCAATGCTACATCTGTAGTCCCAGGTATATGTTTCACAGGTGATGATAGAGATGAAGTCATCATGACTTTAGAAGGTGAAACAGCATCAACTGCTGACTTAGCaggagacaccactgactttaaaGGTGAAGTTAAAAGTGGTGATGCTGATGTGATGATAGACTTAAATGGCAAACTTGAAGAATACATGTTAATGTTCGATTTGGGGGATGCTGGAGGTGTCATGGTGATGGATGATCTCTCCAAAAGAGACCCTGCTGTAGTCACTGGAGATGTCCGAGAAGGAAATGTTGAAGTGGATGCCATCCCTTTTAAATTACTGGCTTCTGTTACTGTAGGAGCTCTGACAAAAGAACCAGAAGAAACTTGGATATTATATGGAGGCTGTGATACAACGGTTTTTATTGGTGAAGAGATTGTCCGAAATGATCTAATTGGAGATGCTACGTCATTAACAGATTTAATTGAAGAGGTAGTAGAAGCTCCTAACGTGGATTTGATTGGAGAAGCAGAAGAA is a genomic window containing:
- the ANK3 gene encoding ankyrin-3 isoform X14, with product MAHAASQLKKNRDLEINADEENEKKRKRRKRSRDRKRKSDTNASYLRAARAGNLEKALDYLKTGVDINICNQNGLNALHLASKEGHVEVVSELIKRGANVDAATKKGNTALHIASLAGQTEVVKVLVTNKANVNAQSQNGFTPLYMAAQENHLEVVKFLLDNGASQSLATEDGFTPLAVALQQGHDQVVSLLLENDTKGKVRLPALHIAARKDDTKAAALLLQNDHNADVESKMLVNRTTESGFTPLHIAAHYGNINVATLLLNRSAAVDFTARNDITPLHVASKRGNANMVKLLLDRGAKIDAKTRDGLTPLHCGARSGHEQVVKMLLDRGAPILSKTKNGLSPLHMATQGDHLNCVQLLIQHNVPVDDVTNDYLTALHVAAHCGHFKVAKVLLDEKANPNAKALNGFTPLHIACKKNRIKVMELLLKHGASIQAVTESGLTPIHVAAFMGHVNIVSQLMHHGASPNTTNVRGETALHMAARAGQAEVVRYLVQNGAQVEAKAKDDQTPLHISARLGKADIVQQLLQQGASPNASTTSGYTPLHLAAREGHEDVASVLLDQGASLSIITKKGFTPLHVAAKYGKIEVANLLLQKNASPDAAGKSGLTPLHVAAHYDNQKVALLLLDQGASPHASAKNGYTPLHIAAKKNQMDIATTLLEYGADANAITRQGIAPVHLASQEGHVDMVSLLLTRNANVNLSNKSGLTPLHLAAQEDKVNVAEVLVNQGAVVDAPTKMGYTPLHVGCHYGNIKIVNFLLQHFAKVNAKTKNGYTPLHQAAQQGHTHIINVLLQNGASPNELTVNGNTALAIAKRLGYISVVDTLKIVTEETMTTITVTEKHKMNVPETMNEVLDMSDDEVRKAYTPEILSDGEYMSDVEEGEDAMTGDTDKYLGPQDLKELGDDSLPAEGYMGFSLGARSASLRSFSSDRSYTLNRSSYARDSMMIEELLVPSKDPHLTFPREFDSDSLRHYSWAADTLDNVNLVSSPIHSGFLVSFMVDARGGSMRGSRHHGMRIIIPPRKCTAPTRITCRLVKRHKLASPPPMVEGEGLASRLVEMGPAGAQFLGPVIVEIPHFGSMRGKERELIVLRSENGETWKEHQYDSKHEDLNEILNGVDEELDSAEELEKKRICRIITKDFPQYFAVVSRIKQESNQIGPEGGVLSSTTVPHVQASFPEGALTKRIRVGLQAQPVPDEIVKKILGNKATFSPIVTVEPRRRKFHKPITMTIPVPPPSGEGVTNGYKGDTTPSLRLLCSITGGTSPAQWEDITGTTPLTFINDCVSFTTNVSARFWLADCHQVLETVGLATQLYRELICVPYMAKFVIFAKMNDPVESNLRCFCMTDDKVDKTLEQQENFEEVARSKDIEVLEGKPIYVDCYGNLAPLTKGGQQLVFNFYAFKENRLPFSIKIRDTSQEPCGRLSFLKELKTTKGLPQTAVCNLNITLPAHKKETESDQDDETEKSDRRQSFVSLALRKRYSYLTEPGMKTVERSAGATRSLPATYSYKPFFSTRPYQSWTTAPITVPGQTKSGFTSLSSSSSNTPTASPLKSIWSVSSASPIKSTLGASTTSSIKSVNDVASPIRSFRTISSPIKTVVSQPPYNIQVSSGSFVRAPTVTEASNLKGMASTSTFPSRTSPVTTAGSLLERSSITMTPPASPKSNINMYSSSLPFKSIITSASPLLTSPLKSVVSPAKSAVDAVSPSKVMMTSSLSSPVKHIPGTTDVALVNGSVSPLKYPSSANVITGSKTAAMFQDKISAATNSASCAANVAADTVEKVFPTTTTMPFSPLRAFVSSTPSAFQSIRTPSAGALYTSFGSISATTSSVTSSTITVPVYSLVNVLSEPALKKLPESSLTKSAVALLSPSKTLTTETRTQPHFNRTSSPMKSSLFLAPSALKLSTPSSLSSSQEILKDVAEMKEDLIRMTAILQTDVTEDKPFQPELTKEGRIDDEEPFKIVEKVKEDLVKVSEILKKDVCLENKESTRVSKSDKGHLSEDEWVEFSTEEIDEARQQAITCHPVPEKGQIKAKAASEKDYNLTKVIDYLTNDIGSSSLANIKYKFEEGKKDEERQKRILKPVIALQEHKLKMPPASMRPSTSEKELCKIADSFFGTDTILESPDDFSQHDQDKSPLSDSGFETRSEKTPSAPQSAESTGPKPLFHDVPIPPVITETRTEVVHVIRSYEPSSEEIPEQQTEELPSLKPALTLMELEQKPTESIKEKVKAFQMKTSSSEEDDHKCVLSKGVRVKEETHITTTTRMVYHKPPCTESTSERIEETMSVHDIMKAFQSGRDPSKELAGLFEHKSSVTSDVSKSAETSPQHAEKESKMKPKLERIIEVHIEKGNQAEPTEVIIRETKKHPEKELYVYQKDLPRGDINLKGLEKHDTFPCSDEQGQQEEEELTAEESLPSYLESSRVNTPVSQEEDSRPSSAQLLSDDSYKTLKLLSQHSIEYHDDELSELRGESYRFAEKMLLSEKLDVSHSDTEESVTDHALPLSSELQGSDKQCREKVATAPKKEILSKIYKDVSENGVGKMSKDDHYDKVTVLHYTGDVSSPKHAMWMRFTEDRLDRGREKMMYEDRVDRTVKEAEEKLTEVSQFFRDKTEKLNDELQSPEKKQHKKNGKEMHSSHSSASSSPEKVLLTEIVTLSDDWGKVQQYGHDGKCSPKVDERKAASLPSSPERRILAQQTGDCKQTMEHKGNALQSKTTEASQTGFQLKQSKLNSIRLKFEQSISPRTKDLSQEKKEDSQSKIPVKKLQESKLPVYQFYAREKHPKLIDLTEGNTSLQKEFTTMKLKEDNVQGKGKVIEDICASEVQEQSTETSSKSLLEYTSEQQAKDLAYSSDLPAKGQWDKKIYRTWESPGASNHKAQKEKLSHVLVQDMVKENHVDYAETKTNKKSEFITVTECEHKLPTHGSHSKEVKEMTVKSPSKKVLYREFVVREGEYTNEMTDKTSKRKELTVSHIPVRISEEKRISSPTILDSVYDQSKKAVYELSAKVSRSTMIKEQVQREFDYVEDEKIKHSKVTKVTKQQGSIVLSPPVEETEISPSKSPDSLDFSPGKESPSSEVFDPSPIDYLDKVAPLVNSEGVKEIKTLPVYVSFVQVGKQYEKEVQQGNVKKIISQESKTVQETRGTFYTARQQKQPPSPQGSPEDDTLEQVSFIDSSGKSPLTPETPSSEEVSYEFTSKTPDSLIAYVPGKPSPIPEVSEESEEEAEAKSTSVKHIAVEAPKIDKILPNNINKDSNKRPKSNRVAYIEFPPPPPLDADQSDSEKNHRYSPESEMELIEVNLQDEYDKCQLAEPVIRVQPPSPVPPGADVSDSSDDESLYQPVPLKKYTFKLKEVEGDQKEASKPKVSDNSQNQKELGDPGSGKPNEFDIGLESPQNDIAQNGTNDQSITECSIATTAEFSHDTDATEIDSLDGYDLQDEDDGLTESDSKLAGPAVETKKDIWTSEGILKQTDRCFSQSKLEVIEEEGKIGAEEDKALSKGPSSEKNADKTEQKSGAQFFTLEGRHPDRTVFPDSYFSYKVDEEFATPFKTVATKSLDFDPWSNNRGDDEVFETKSRDDEAKPFGLAVEDRSQATTPDTTPARTPTDESTPTSEPNPFPFHEGKMFEMTRSGAIDMSKRDFVEERLQFFQIGEHTSEGKSGDKGEGDKSTVTAITQPQSGDSIVETNLERQVETTAVEHKPIIQASGGCMEATLGSNSLEKSSTTVNTSKVDPKLRTPIKMGISASTMTLKKDGPGEVTDKIEAAMPSGQGLENENVVVITSSATSETSCRQNEKLDFQKDNFNNNNNLDSSASHTNNNTCNVELKEHCEPKCSIQKANKMKSASGKGTGATQGHRITDKQKVQGQQQRSRELVGSRAKSKLPIKASSIKEVFPQNNVQKSTASKVRQASKPNKIKQNNSSPCLEVKSKIPIKNTPRKNLAISRKTPAMQKQEQLDKGKIKQLPSKLPVKVRSTSFTMTTVKVRKNQLREVCKHSIEYFKGISGETLKLMDRLSDEEKKMQSEVSDDEEDSSSRNTSSEATQVYQPSITSKSARDMRTETASLKSKIEKVDSERRRSKRTGPQSPCERTDIRMAIVADHLGLSWTELARELNFSVDEINQIRVENPNSLIAQSFMLLKKWVTRDGKNATTDALTSVLTKINRIDIVTLLEGPIFDYGNISGTRSFADENNVFHDPVDGWQSEASTVHVEPPTPGRRISGELLDRLDDSPDQCRDSITSYLKGETGKVEANGSHIETTTEVKAKSYVQESVNKVGKQSDKETLKPKTRSSVHTEEQILLTAYQKSLEETSKPTVEEPKTSVPVSMKMMSWKTPEESKPRANTQEEAGAATSEQKQGEGYKVKTKREVRHVEKKSYS